From the Amblyraja radiata isolate CabotCenter1 chromosome 26, sAmbRad1.1.pri, whole genome shotgun sequence genome, one window contains:
- the amz2 gene encoding archaemetzincin-2 — protein sequence MSSVLSMETIKHSEEMLRTALISNHKDFIDMYQKYTPNVKRLLEEAFKANSILFKPIELQSKSDWILSHPEPKQDFYTYYTNSHRKTPVPGENIICIQIIGTLTHEIGHIFGMQHCQWLQCIVQGSNHLEESDRRPIDLCPICLRKLQCAINFDIKERFKALLRWIEEDSKSDPLVQPMLTSHKPTEAFQNWKVSAAFGGVKFNQLDSLRNGQV from the exons ATG TCATCTGTTTTATCAATGGAGACAATCAAACACAGCGAAGAGATGCTGAGGACAGCCCTAATTTCTAATCATAAGGACTTTATTGACATGTATCAGAAGTACACTCCAAATGTGAAAAGGCTCCTCGAAGAAGCATTTAAGGCAAACAGTATTCTTTTCAAACCCATTGAGTTACAATCAAAGTCTGATTGGATCCTGAGCCATCCTGAACCAAAGCAAGATTTCTACACATATTACACCAACTCGCACAGAAAGACACCAGTTCCTGGGGAAAATATTATTTGCATTCAGATCATTGGT ACTTTAACTCATGAAATTGGGCACATTTTTGGCATGCAGCACTGCCAGTGGCTGCAATGCATTGTGCAGGGATCCAACCATTTAGAAGAGTCCGATCGGCGCCCTATTGACTTATGCCCTATATGCCTACGAAAGCTGCAGTGTGCCATCAACTTTGATATTAAAGAGAGATTTAAG GCGTTATTGAGGTGGATTGAGGAAGATTCCAAATCTGACCCTTTGGTTCAACCCATGTTAACATCTCACAAGCCCACTGAAGCATTTCAAAACTGGAAAGTGTCTGCAGCATTTGGAGGAGTGAAATTTAATCAGCTTGATTCACTACGAAATGGCCAGGTATAA